A window of Pristis pectinata isolate sPriPec2 chromosome 33, sPriPec2.1.pri, whole genome shotgun sequence contains these coding sequences:
- the LOC127585645 gene encoding ATP-sensitive inward rectifier potassium channel 11-like, with translation MLARKGIIPEEYLLTRLVEDNLSQPRFRAKARKARFVSKNGGCNVAHKNIREQGRFLQDVFTTLVDLKWPYTLVIFTMSFLCSWMVFAMLWWLIAFAHGDLDSGQDGAVPCITSIKSFTSAFLFSIEVQVTIGFGSRMVTEECPMAITILIIQNITGLIVNAVMLGCIFMKTAQANRRAETIIFSKHAVIAQRNGRLCFMFRVGDLRKSMIISATIRMQLVKKTITQEGEVVPISQIDIQVENSVHTNAIFLVSPLIISHAIDENSPLYDLSESDLQQQDFEVVVLLEGVVETTGITTQARTSYLPEEILWGHRFVPIVTEEEGRYSVDYSKFGNTVKTNLPLYSARERERQERSQHRRDNGPKLLLGTLHKRSSSKIVNSSEMGMKSSVRFQSVNSLSDL, from the coding sequence ATGCTAGCGAGGAAGGGGATCATTCCGGAAGAGTACCTGCTGACCAGATTGGTGGAGGACAACCTGTCGCAGCCTCGATTCCGCGCCAAGGCGAGGAAGGCCCGCTTCGTCTCCAAGAACGGAGGCTGCAACGTGGCCCACAAGAACATCCGAGAACAAGGGCGCTTCCTTCAAGATGTCTTCACCACCCTGGTGGACCTCAAGTGGCCTTACACGTTGGTGATCTtcaccatgtccttcctgtgcAGCTGGATGGTGTTCGCCATGTTGTGGTGGCTCATTGCCTTCGCCCACGGAGACTTGGACTCTGGGCAGGACGGCGCCGTGCCTTGCATCACCAGCatcaaatctttcacctctgccttcctcttctccattGAGGTGCAGGTGACCATAGGGTTTGGCAGCAGAATGGTGACAGAGGAGTGCCCGATGGCCATCACCATCCTCATCATCCAGAACATAACGGGCCTCATTGTCAATGCGGTCATGCTGGGCTGCATCTTCATGAAGACTGCCCAGGCCAACCGGAGGGCGGAGACCATCATCTTCAGTAAGCACGCGGTCATCGCGCAGCGGAACGGTCGGCTCTGCTTCATGTTCCGGGTGGGTGACTTGAGGAAAAGCATGATTATCAGCGCCACTATCCGAATGCAGCTGGTCAAAAAGACCATCACGCAAGAAGGGGAAGTGGTCCCCATCTCCCAGATTGACATCCAGGTCGAGAATTCGGTGCACACCAATGCCATCTTCCTGGTTTCCCCTCTCATCATAAGCCACGCCATTGATGAGAACAGCCCACTCTACGATCTGTCCGAGTCTGACCTCCAGCAACAAGACTTTGAGGTGGTGGTCCTGCTCGAAGGTGTGGTGGAGACCACGGGCATTACCACCCAAGCGCGTACGTCCTACCTGCCGGAGGAGATACTTTGGGGCCATAGGTTTGTGCCCATTGTGACTGAGGAAGAGGGTAGATACTCGGTTGACTATTCCAAGTTTGGCAACACTGTAAAGACTAACCTCCCACTGTACAGCGCGAGGGAGCGAGAGAGGCAGGAGAGAAGCCAGCACCGTAGGGACAATGGGCCCAAACTTCTGCTGGGCACCCTCCACAAAAGAAGCTCCTCAAAGATCGTTAACTCATCAGAAATGGGCATGAAGTCATCTGTGCGATTTCAGTCTGTCAATTCGTTATCAGATTTATAG